One window of Phalacrocorax carbo chromosome 1, bPhaCar2.1, whole genome shotgun sequence genomic DNA carries:
- the CLDN14 gene encoding claudin-14 has product MASSAVQLLGFSLSLLGLIGTLIATILPHWWRTAHVGTNIITAVAYMKGLWMECVWHSTGIYQCQVHHSQLALPRDLQAARAMMVISCVLSVLACVIAVIGMKCTQCAKGTSAKASIAVSGGIIFILAGLVCLVPVSWTTNNVVTDFYNPMLPTGMKYEIGQALYLGFVSASLTILGGTLLCTSSQCRRNETPYQTQPSSVRRTAPSYRPPTVYKGNHGSSLTSASHSGYRLNDYV; this is encoded by the coding sequence ATGGCAAGTTCAGCTGTTCAGTTACTTGGCTTCTCTCTAAGCCTGCTCGGCCTAATTGGGACGTTAATTGCCACTATTCTTCCACACTGGTGGCGAACGGCACACGTAGGCACCAATATTATAACAGCTGTAGCTTATATGAAAGGGCTTTGGATGGAGTGCGTCTGGCACAGCACCGGCATCTACCagtgccaagtccaccactccCAGCTGGCGCTGCCCCGTGACCTCCAAGCCGCCCGTGCCATGATGGTAATTTCCTGCgtcctttctgtgctggcatGCGTGATTGCTGTCATCGGTATGAAGTGCACGCAGTGTGCCAAGGGGACTTCTGCCAAAGCCTCCATCGCAGTCTCCGGGGGGATCATTTTCATCCTGGCTGGTCTCGTTTGCCTGGTACCTGTTTCCTGGACCACTAACAACGTAGTTACAGATTTCTACAACCCCATGCTCCCCACCGGGATGAAGTATGAGATAGGTCAAGCTCTTTACCTTGGCTTCGTCTCTGCATCTTTGACAATCCTCGGCGGCACTCTGCTGTGCACATCAAGCCAGTGTCGCAGGAACGAGACACCTTACCAGACGCAGCCCAGCAGCGTAAGAAGGACTGCTCCCTCCTATAGACCACCAACTGTCTACAAGGGAAACCATGGTTCTTCCCTGACATCTGCTTCCCATAGCGGCTACAGATTAAATGACTATGTGTGA